The Borrelia sp. RT5S genome window below encodes:
- the bdr gene encoding Bdr family repetitive protein: MSNLAYDRLPEYEEVKQVFLDKGFPEAVVQYVLLRNSNYNYESLQVRMTVLEKQMVTLSKDVKEGTSKLETRIDKLDDKIESVRSELRGDIGKLEDKIESVRTELRGDIAKLDSKIDTVRDELRKDIKSDIKAAIYPIYWILGVGVPAAVVLLSYFK, translated from the coding sequence ATGAGTAATCTTGCGTATGATCGCTTACCGGAGTATGAGGAAGTAAAGCAGGTATTTCTTGATAAGGGGTTTCCAGAAGCAGTAGTTCAGTATGTCCTGCTTCGCAATTCTAATTATAACTATGAGAGTTTGCAAGTTAGAATGACTGTGCTTGAGAAGCAAATGGTAACTCTAAGTAAAGATGTTAAGGAAGGCACAAGCAAGCTTGAGACTAGGATAGACAAGCTTGATGACAAGATAGAATCGGTTAGAAGTGAGCTTAGGGGTGACATAGGTAAGCTAGAGGACAAGATAGAGTCAGTTAGGACTGAGCTTAGAGGTGATATAGCAAAACTTGATAGTAAGATAGATACAGTAAGGGACGAGCTTAGGAAAGACATCAAGAGTGATATTAAGGCAGCGATATACCCTATTTATTGGATATTAGGAGTAGGAGTACCAGCTGCGGTAGTGTTGCTTTCATATTTTAAATAG
- the bdr gene encoding apolipoprotein A1/A4/E family protein, protein MSNLAYDRLPEYEEVKQVFLDKGFPEAVVQYVLLRNSNYNYESLQTRMTVLEKQMVTLSKDVKEGTSKLETKIESVRSELKGDIGKLDDKIESVRSELRGDIGKLEDKIGKLEDKIETVRSELRADIKSDIKAAISPIYWILGVGVPAAVMLLSYFKK, encoded by the coding sequence ATGAGTAATCTTGCGTATGATCGCTTACCAGAGTATGAGGAAGTAAAGCAGGTATTTCTTGATAAGGGATTTCCAGAAGCAGTAGTTCAGTATGTTCTACTTCGAAATTCTAATTATAACTATGAGAGTTTGCAAACTAGGATGACTGTGCTTGAGAAGCAAATGGTAACTCTTAGTAAAGATGTTAAGGAAGGCACAAGCAAACTAGAGACAAAGATAGAATCGGTTAGGAGTGAGCTTAAGGGTGATATAGGTAAGCTAGATGACAAAATAGAATCGGTTAGGAGTGAGCTTAGGGGTGATATAGGCAAGCTAGAGGATAAGATAGGTAAGCTTGAGGACAAGATAGAGACAGTAAGGAGCGAGCTTAGAGCAGATATCAAAAGTGATATTAAGGCAGCGATAAGCCCTATTTATTGGATACTAGGAGTAGGAGTACCAGCAGCGGTAATGTTGCTTTCATATTTTAAAAAATAA
- a CDS encoding sporulation protein Cse60, translated as MRVMATGGFNTSQDLEYAINQIIKDLEHDGKQVINIKYAISTYSSESYANELHYALIIYK; from the coding sequence ATGCGAGTAATGGCTACTGGGGGGTTTAATACTTCACAAGATTTAGAATACGCTATTAACCAGATAATAAAAGACCTTGAGCATGATGGGAAGCAAGTAATTAATATCAAGTACGCAATCTCTACTTATTCAAGCGAGTCTTATGCTAACGAGCTGCACTACGCTTTAATTATTTACAAATAA